A single window of Actinoallomurus bryophytorum DNA harbors:
- a CDS encoding NAD-dependent malic enzyme, with the protein MATVPSVSYSITVRLEVAAGGRAVSQLTGEVEQAGGIVTALDLTPAAHDRLRIDVTCATRDTEHAQEIVDALERVDGVTIHKVSDRTFLMHLGGKIEMQSKVPLRNRDELSMAYTPGVARVSLAIARNPEDVRRLTVKRNSVAVVTDGSAVLGLGNIGPEAALPVMEGKAALFKRFAGIDAWPICLDTQDTDELVRTVQIIAPAFGGINLEDISAPRCFEVERRLRDLLDIPVFHDDQHGTAIVVLSALTNALRVVGKDLADVRIAMAGAGAAGTAVLKLLLHAGAKHVVVCDYHGAVHGGRDDLDESLRWIADNTNADGYTGDLHGAVRGADVFIGVSAPGILTGEDVATMNEGAVVFALANPDPEVDPAVAREHAAVVATGRSDYPNQINNVLAFPGVFRGLLDAQSRTVSQDMLLAAARALAAVVTDEELGPNYIVPSVFHPDVSHAVAAAVQKAATASR; encoded by the coding sequence GTGGCGACCGTGCCCAGCGTGTCCTACTCGATCACCGTACGCCTCGAGGTCGCGGCGGGCGGCCGTGCGGTGAGCCAGCTCACCGGGGAGGTGGAGCAGGCCGGTGGCATCGTCACGGCTCTGGACCTCACGCCCGCCGCGCATGACAGGCTCCGCATCGACGTCACCTGCGCCACACGCGACACCGAGCACGCCCAGGAGATCGTCGACGCGCTGGAGCGGGTCGACGGGGTGACGATCCACAAGGTCAGCGACCGGACGTTCCTGATGCACCTCGGCGGCAAGATCGAGATGCAGTCGAAGGTGCCGCTGCGCAACCGCGACGAGCTGTCCATGGCCTACACCCCCGGTGTCGCGCGCGTCTCACTGGCGATCGCCCGCAACCCCGAAGACGTACGCCGCCTGACCGTCAAGCGCAACAGCGTCGCCGTGGTCACCGACGGCTCGGCCGTGCTCGGCCTGGGCAACATCGGGCCGGAGGCGGCGCTGCCGGTGATGGAGGGCAAGGCCGCGCTGTTCAAGCGGTTCGCCGGCATCGACGCCTGGCCGATCTGCCTGGACACCCAGGACACCGACGAGCTGGTCCGTACGGTGCAGATCATCGCGCCGGCGTTCGGCGGCATCAACCTCGAGGACATCTCCGCGCCGCGCTGCTTCGAGGTCGAGCGGCGGCTGCGGGACCTGCTGGACATCCCGGTCTTCCACGACGACCAGCACGGCACCGCGATCGTCGTGCTGTCCGCGCTCACGAACGCCCTGCGCGTGGTCGGCAAAGACCTCGCCGACGTCCGCATCGCGATGGCCGGTGCCGGCGCCGCGGGCACCGCCGTGCTGAAGCTCCTGCTGCACGCCGGCGCCAAGCACGTCGTCGTCTGCGACTACCACGGCGCGGTCCACGGTGGCCGCGACGACCTCGACGAGTCGCTGCGCTGGATCGCCGACAACACCAACGCCGACGGCTACACCGGCGACCTGCACGGCGCGGTACGCGGGGCGGACGTCTTCATCGGCGTCTCGGCCCCCGGCATCCTCACCGGTGAGGACGTCGCCACGATGAACGAGGGCGCCGTGGTGTTCGCGCTGGCCAACCCCGACCCGGAGGTCGACCCGGCGGTGGCGCGTGAGCACGCCGCGGTGGTCGCCACGGGCCGCAGCGACTACCCCAACCAGATCAACAACGTGCTGGCCTTCCCGGGCGTCTTCCGCGGCCTGCTCGACGCGCAGAGCCGTACGGTCAGCCAGGACATGCTGCTCGCCGCCGCACGCGCCCTGGCGGCGGTCGTGACGGACGAGGAGCTCGGCCCGAACTACATCGTGCCGAGCGTCTTCCACCCGGACGTCTCCCACGCCGTCGCGGCGGCCGTGCAGAAGGCGGCGACCGCGTCGCGCTGA
- a CDS encoding YqgE/AlgH family protein: MDDGIIAGRLLVATPQLADPNFRRSVVLLVEHEEDGGTLGVVLNRPTEVPVDQILPPWSELVTGPSVVFQGGPVALDSALALAHVPGTDEPLGWRALGGSPAVARVGLVDLDAPPELLATELTKLRVFAGYAGWGIGQLRSEVDEGAWYVLPAEPGDAFMDDPERLWHDVLRRQGGDLAFVATFPEDPSLN, translated from the coding sequence ATGGACGACGGGATAATCGCGGGCAGGCTGCTCGTCGCGACGCCCCAGCTGGCCGATCCGAACTTCCGGCGCAGCGTCGTCCTTCTCGTGGAGCACGAGGAGGACGGCGGCACGCTCGGCGTGGTGCTCAACCGGCCGACCGAAGTACCCGTCGACCAGATACTCCCGCCCTGGTCAGAGTTGGTGACGGGCCCCTCCGTGGTGTTCCAGGGCGGCCCCGTCGCACTCGACAGCGCGCTGGCCCTGGCCCACGTCCCGGGCACCGACGAGCCCCTCGGGTGGCGGGCGCTCGGCGGCAGCCCGGCGGTCGCGCGGGTCGGGCTGGTCGACCTGGACGCGCCTCCGGAGCTGCTCGCCACCGAGCTCACGAAGCTGCGGGTTTTCGCCGGTTATGCCGGATGGGGGATTGGCCAGCTCCGGTCAGAGGTCGACGAGGGTGCCTGGTACGTCCTGCCGGCCGAGCCAGGGGATGCGTTCATGGACGATCCGGAGCGCCTTTGGCACGACGTTCTGCGACGTCAGGGCGGCGATCTGGCATTCGTCGCGACCTTTCCCGAGGATCCGTCACTAAACTGA
- a CDS encoding DUF3039 domain-containing protein: MSTKILPESDTRPDLSHGDGGHERFAHYVQKDKIMESAVSGTPVIALCGKVWVPNRDPKKYPVCPECKEIYESMSGDDSDE, from the coding sequence GTGAGTACGAAGATCCTTCCTGAGAGTGACACCCGCCCTGATCTCTCCCACGGCGACGGTGGTCATGAGCGCTTCGCGCACTACGTGCAGAAGGACAAGATCATGGAGAGTGCCGTCAGCGGCACGCCCGTGATCGCGCTCTGCGGCAAAGTGTGGGTGCCCAACCGTGACCCCAAGAAGTACCCCGTCTGCCCGGAGTGCAAGGAGATCTACGAATCCATGTCCGGCGACGACAGCGACGAGTGA
- a CDS encoding zinc metalloprotease, which translates to MRRRVLSGLFGVVLASCATVPSSTCARPAGGTACLRHASAAVAGRPRDPDALSSPQVGAMLRDFTSTLRRRYGVAGERQLEASRRLAGRLVVPVRFHVVTDGRTGLLSRAVIDQQLNNLNAAYGGTTGGADTGVSFRLVAADVVTNPRWFERPHDYQSQLLGALSRGGPGTLNLYTASVGTDVLGFSSFPQWYRSRPTTDGVVVDYRSVPGGQLEHFNRGYTAVHEIGHWLGLFHPFENGCRPPGDGVDDTPYESLPTQNCPAAKDTCPQPGTDPVHNFMDYAWDTCMTSFTPGQGLRIRAMWAAYRAVQAGRAARRAR; encoded by the coding sequence ATGAGGCGGAGAGTCCTGTCCGGGCTGTTCGGAGTCGTTCTGGCGTCGTGTGCGACGGTGCCCTCGAGCACTTGCGCACGCCCTGCGGGCGGCACGGCGTGCCTGCGTCACGCGTCGGCCGCAGTGGCCGGCCGGCCACGTGATCCGGACGCGCTGTCCTCGCCACAGGTCGGGGCGATGCTGCGCGACTTCACCTCGACGCTGCGCCGCAGATACGGCGTCGCCGGTGAGCGGCAGCTGGAGGCGAGCCGCCGCCTCGCGGGGCGACTCGTCGTGCCCGTGCGGTTCCACGTCGTCACCGACGGGCGTACCGGCCTGCTGAGCCGCGCCGTCATCGACCAGCAGCTGAACAACCTCAACGCCGCGTACGGGGGGACCACCGGAGGCGCCGACACGGGCGTGTCGTTCCGGCTCGTCGCCGCCGACGTCGTGACGAACCCGCGGTGGTTCGAGCGGCCGCACGACTACCAGTCCCAGCTGCTCGGCGCGCTCTCCCGCGGCGGTCCAGGCACCCTGAACCTCTACACCGCGTCGGTCGGCACGGACGTGCTCGGCTTCTCATCGTTCCCGCAGTGGTACCGCTCGCGGCCCACGACGGACGGCGTGGTGGTCGACTACCGGAGCGTGCCGGGAGGGCAGCTCGAGCACTTCAACCGCGGCTACACGGCCGTGCACGAGATCGGCCACTGGCTGGGCCTGTTCCACCCGTTCGAGAACGGCTGCCGGCCCCCCGGCGACGGCGTGGACGACACACCGTACGAGTCGCTGCCCACCCAGAACTGCCCGGCGGCCAAGGACACCTGCCCGCAGCCGGGCACCGATCCGGTGCACAACTTCATGGACTATGCGTGGGACACCTGCATGACGTCCTTCACGCCGGGCCAGGGCCTGCGCATCCGGGCGATGTGGGCCGCCTACCGTGCAGTTCAGGCCGGTCGCGCGGCGCGCCGGGCCCGTTAG
- a CDS encoding DEAD/DEAH box helicase, with protein MSTFAASDIPPALPGRASWGTAPALRAWQQGALEEYFRTEPRDFLAVATPGAGKTTFALRLAAELMGRRIIDRITVVCPTEHLKRQWAESAGRVGIKIDPEFKNAHGRTAKDFVGVAVTYAQVAAHPALHRGRTENRRTLVILDEVHHAGDGRSWGDAIREAFEPAARRLALSGTPFRTDINPIPFVLYEEGPGGVRRSRADYTYGYGPALADGVVRPVIFLAYAGEMRWRTRAGDEITASLGEPLTQDQMSQAWRAALDPKGEWMQQVIAAADRRLTEVRRGVPDAGGLVIATDHETARAYSKMIRNVTGAGATVVLSDDPSASRKIKQFGESEDRWMVAVRMVSEGVDIPRLSVGVYATSTSTPLFFAQAIGRFVRARRRGETASVFLPSVPTLMGHASEMETERDHVLERKVREDGLDDDLLAEANRKRDNPDVGEELPFETVEASAHFDRVVFDGGEFGMGAAPGSAEEEDYLGIPGLLEPDQVTSLLKQRQAEQLAAQRKGGKRGTASKDDRTASEDLHALRKELNGLVGAWHHRTGQPHGVIHAELRRMCGGPPSAQASAEDVRKRIAKVREWAARPQPRTRD; from the coding sequence GTGAGCACGTTTGCCGCATCCGACATCCCTCCCGCCCTTCCGGGCCGGGCGTCCTGGGGTACCGCCCCCGCTCTACGCGCCTGGCAGCAAGGCGCTCTGGAGGAATACTTCCGGACCGAACCCCGCGACTTCCTCGCCGTCGCGACGCCCGGCGCGGGTAAGACGACCTTCGCGCTGCGGCTCGCGGCCGAGCTCATGGGCCGCCGGATCATCGACCGCATCACCGTCGTGTGCCCGACCGAGCACCTGAAGCGCCAGTGGGCCGAGTCCGCCGGCCGGGTGGGCATCAAGATCGACCCGGAGTTCAAAAACGCCCACGGCCGCACGGCCAAGGACTTCGTCGGCGTCGCGGTCACCTACGCCCAGGTCGCCGCGCACCCGGCGCTGCACCGCGGCCGTACGGAAAACCGCCGGACCCTCGTGATCCTTGACGAGGTGCACCACGCGGGCGACGGCCGCTCGTGGGGTGACGCCATCCGCGAGGCGTTCGAGCCGGCCGCGCGGCGCCTGGCGCTCAGCGGCACGCCGTTCCGCACGGACATCAACCCGATCCCCTTCGTCCTGTACGAAGAGGGCCCGGGTGGCGTACGCCGCAGCCGCGCCGACTACACCTACGGCTACGGCCCCGCGCTCGCCGACGGAGTCGTCCGCCCGGTGATCTTCCTGGCGTACGCGGGCGAGATGCGCTGGCGCACCCGCGCCGGCGACGAGATCACCGCGTCGCTCGGCGAGCCGCTGACCCAGGACCAGATGTCACAGGCCTGGCGGGCCGCGCTCGACCCCAAGGGCGAGTGGATGCAGCAGGTGATCGCCGCCGCCGACCGCCGCCTGACCGAGGTACGCCGCGGCGTCCCGGACGCGGGCGGCCTGGTCATCGCCACCGACCACGAGACCGCACGCGCGTACTCCAAGATGATCCGCAACGTGACCGGCGCGGGCGCGACCGTGGTGCTGTCCGACGACCCCTCGGCGAGCCGCAAGATCAAGCAGTTCGGCGAGTCGGAGGACCGCTGGATGGTCGCTGTCCGCATGGTCTCCGAGGGCGTCGACATCCCCCGGCTGTCGGTCGGCGTGTACGCCACGTCGACCTCGACCCCGCTGTTCTTCGCCCAGGCGATCGGCCGCTTCGTCCGTGCGCGGCGGCGCGGCGAGACCGCCTCGGTTTTCCTGCCGTCCGTACCCACCCTCATGGGCCACGCGTCGGAGATGGAGACCGAACGCGACCACGTCCTCGAGCGCAAGGTCCGCGAGGACGGCCTGGACGACGATCTGCTAGCCGAGGCCAACCGCAAGCGCGACAACCCGGACGTGGGCGAAGAACTCCCCTTCGAGACCGTCGAGGCGTCGGCCCACTTCGACCGCGTCGTGTTCGACGGCGGCGAGTTCGGCATGGGAGCCGCGCCCGGCTCGGCCGAAGAAGAGGACTACCTCGGCATCCCGGGCCTGCTGGAGCCCGACCAGGTCACCAGCCTGCTCAAGCAGCGCCAGGCGGAGCAGTTGGCCGCCCAGCGCAAGGGCGGCAAACGGGGGACGGCCAGCAAGGACGACCGCACGGCGTCGGAGGACCTCCACGCACTGCGCAAGGAGCTCAACGGCCTGGTCGGCGCCTGGCACCACCGCACAGGCCAGCCCCACGGCGTGATCCACGCCGAACTCCGCCGCATGTGCGGCGGCCCCCCGTCGGCTCAGGCCAGCGCCGAGGACGTACGCAAACGCATCGCCAAGGTCCGCGAATGGGCCGCCCGTCCCCAGCCCCGCACCCGCGACTAG
- a CDS encoding VOC family protein, giving the protein MLSVGTIVMGAADVRRAADFWIRALDYVPRDGVEDDWTVLIPADGPGPRLALGLSTTPVQEHPRVHLDLYAGDAADQAAEVARLISLGAERVDWDLYPDDADFVVLADTEGNRFCVIDTGHH; this is encoded by the coding sequence ATGTTGAGCGTCGGAACGATCGTGATGGGCGCCGCGGACGTACGGCGTGCGGCGGACTTCTGGATCCGGGCCCTGGACTACGTCCCCCGGGATGGCGTGGAGGACGACTGGACCGTGCTCATACCCGCCGACGGCCCCGGTCCGAGACTGGCGCTCGGTCTCAGCACTACGCCGGTGCAGGAGCACCCACGGGTCCACCTTGATCTTTATGCGGGCGATGCGGCGGACCAGGCCGCCGAAGTGGCGCGGCTGATCTCCCTCGGCGCCGAACGAGTCGACTGGGACCTGTATCCGGACGACGCCGACTTCGTCGTGCTCGCCGACACCGAGGGCAACCGCTTCTGCGTCATCGACACCGGCCACCACTGA
- a CDS encoding TetR-like C-terminal domain-containing protein, whose amino-acid sequence MPVCLARGQDRGELSAGADLDLMVDQVYGVLWYRLLIGHAPLGADLATRLTHSLTAPWPPG is encoded by the coding sequence GTGCCCGTATGCCTCGCCAGGGGCCAGGACCGGGGGGAGCTGTCCGCCGGTGCCGACCTCGATCTCATGGTGGACCAGGTCTACGGCGTGCTGTGGTACCGCCTCCTGATCGGCCACGCTCCGCTCGGCGCCGACCTGGCCACCCGGCTGACCCACTCACTCACCGCCCCCTGGCCACCCGGCTGA
- a CDS encoding gluconokinase: protein MRNPIYLLMGVSGSGKTTIGAMLAGRLGWTYAEADDFHPPANVEKMHAGIPLTDEDRRPWLEATAAWMKDQTAPAVVTSSALKRKYRDLLRSGRPDLRLVYLEGSHELIGNRLAARHGHFFPKQLLDSQFADLEAPGPSEDPLVVSIDAAPEQVVQEIIDLAGLKT from the coding sequence ATGCGTAACCCGATATATCTGCTGATGGGTGTCTCCGGCAGCGGGAAGACCACGATCGGCGCGATGCTGGCCGGACGGCTCGGCTGGACGTACGCCGAGGCCGACGACTTCCACCCGCCGGCCAACGTGGAGAAGATGCACGCGGGCATCCCCCTGACCGACGAGGACCGCCGGCCGTGGCTCGAGGCCACCGCGGCGTGGATGAAGGACCAGACCGCCCCGGCCGTGGTGACGTCCTCGGCGCTCAAGCGCAAGTACCGCGACCTGCTCCGCTCGGGGCGGCCGGACCTGCGGCTGGTGTATCTGGAGGGCAGCCACGAGCTGATCGGCAACCGTCTCGCCGCGCGGCATGGGCATTTCTTTCCGAAGCAGCTGCTGGACAGCCAGTTCGCCGACCTGGAGGCGCCGGGCCCCTCGGAGGACCCGCTGGTCGTCTCCATCGACGCGGCGCCGGAGCAGGTCGTTCAGGAGATCATCGATCTGGCCGGTCTGAAGACCTGA
- a CDS encoding isochorismatase family protein — translation MSSRALIIVDVQNDFCEGGSLAVSGGAEVAAAISSYVAAHRGEYAHVVATRDFHLDPGDHFSDHPDYADSWPPHGVIGTPGADFHPNLDLAPIEAVFSKGEHGAAYSGFEGTSDDGTPLGEWLRKHEVTVVDVVGIATDHCVRATALDARGAGLATRVLLGMTAGVALPTTERALAELGDAGVQLSGEPLVAP, via the coding sequence ATGAGCAGCAGAGCATTGATCATCGTGGACGTGCAGAACGACTTCTGCGAAGGAGGCTCGCTCGCGGTGTCGGGCGGAGCCGAGGTCGCGGCCGCGATCTCCTCCTACGTCGCCGCGCATCGCGGGGAGTACGCGCACGTCGTCGCCACCCGCGACTTTCATCTCGACCCCGGCGACCACTTCTCGGATCATCCGGACTATGCCGACTCCTGGCCGCCGCATGGTGTGATCGGCACGCCCGGGGCGGACTTCCATCCCAATCTCGACCTGGCGCCGATCGAGGCGGTGTTCAGCAAGGGCGAGCACGGAGCGGCGTACAGCGGCTTCGAGGGGACGTCCGACGACGGCACTCCGCTGGGTGAGTGGCTGCGCAAACACGAGGTGACCGTGGTCGACGTGGTCGGCATCGCCACCGACCACTGCGTACGGGCGACCGCACTGGACGCCCGCGGCGCCGGCCTGGCCACGCGGGTGCTCCTCGGGATGACGGCCGGTGTGGCGCTCCCGACCACCGAGCGCGCCCTCGCCGAGCTGGGCGACGCGGGGGTACAGCTCAGCGGCGAGCCGCTCGTCGCTCCCTGA
- a CDS encoding nicotinate phosphoribosyltransferase translates to MDHSTTALLTDRYELTMVRGALASGTAARRAVFEVFARHLPAGRRYGVVAGIGRFLDALEAYRFDDPALEFLISHGIVDEPTASWLSSYRFSGDIWGYGEGDLYFPGSPILVVEAGFADAVILETLALSTLNHDTAIASAASRMVHAAAGRPIIEMGSRRTHEMAGVAAARAAYLAGFTSTSNLEAGRTYGVPTAGTSAHAFTLLHDGERNAFRAQLDALGKETTLLVDTYDVARAVAVAVELAGPGLGAVRLDSGDLAETAHEVRAQLDGLGAEKTRIIVTGDLDEYAIAGLASAPVDGYGVGTSLVTGSGAPTAALVYKLVARAESEDGPLRPVAKRSVGKPSRGGRKWGVRHLGEDGKAIAEVVSTSEPDPGPHDRSLLTPLVRDGEIIGREPVAAARARHERAMAELPPRAFQLSRGDPAVPTDFR, encoded by the coding sequence GTGGATCATTCGACGACGGCCCTGCTGACCGACCGCTACGAACTGACCATGGTGCGCGGCGCCCTCGCCAGCGGCACCGCGGCACGCCGCGCGGTCTTCGAGGTGTTCGCCCGCCACCTTCCCGCGGGGCGGCGGTACGGCGTCGTGGCCGGGATCGGTCGCTTCCTCGACGCGCTGGAAGCGTATCGGTTCGACGACCCGGCGCTGGAGTTCCTGATCTCCCACGGCATCGTGGACGAGCCGACGGCCTCGTGGCTGTCGTCGTACCGGTTCTCGGGCGATATCTGGGGATACGGCGAGGGTGACCTCTACTTTCCCGGCTCGCCGATCCTCGTGGTGGAGGCGGGGTTCGCCGACGCGGTGATCCTGGAGACGCTCGCACTGTCGACCCTCAACCACGACACCGCCATCGCCTCGGCCGCGTCCCGCATGGTGCACGCGGCCGCGGGCCGCCCGATCATCGAGATGGGCTCCCGCCGTACCCACGAGATGGCCGGGGTGGCCGCGGCACGCGCGGCGTACCTGGCGGGCTTCACCTCGACCTCGAACCTGGAGGCGGGCCGGACGTACGGCGTGCCGACGGCGGGCACCAGCGCGCACGCGTTCACGCTGCTGCACGACGGCGAGCGGAACGCGTTCCGCGCCCAGCTCGACGCGCTGGGCAAGGAGACGACGCTGCTGGTCGACACGTACGACGTGGCGCGCGCGGTCGCGGTGGCGGTCGAGCTGGCCGGCCCCGGGCTCGGCGCCGTACGGCTCGACAGCGGTGACCTGGCGGAGACGGCGCACGAGGTACGCGCCCAGCTCGACGGCCTGGGCGCCGAGAAGACCCGGATCATCGTGACCGGGGACCTGGATGAGTACGCGATCGCGGGCCTGGCGTCGGCGCCGGTCGACGGGTACGGCGTCGGCACGTCGCTGGTCACCGGGTCGGGTGCGCCGACGGCGGCCCTGGTCTACAAGCTGGTGGCGCGGGCGGAGTCGGAGGACGGCCCGCTACGCCCGGTGGCCAAGCGCTCGGTCGGCAAGCCGAGCCGTGGCGGGCGCAAATGGGGGGTACGGCACCTCGGCGAGGACGGGAAGGCCATCGCGGAAGTGGTCTCCACGAGCGAGCCGGACCCGGGCCCACACGACCGGTCGCTGCTGACACCGCTCGTACGCGACGGCGAGATCATCGGTCGGGAGCCGGTGGCCGCGGCGCGCGCCCGGCACGAGCGCGCCATGGCCGAGCTGCCGCCGCGCGCCTTCCAGCTGTCCCGTGGCGACCCGGCCGTGCCGACCGACTTCCGCTGA
- the clpS gene encoding ATP-dependent Clp protease adapter ClpS — MTTAPVELDRPDAAEDVRPDRPWVAIVWNDPINLMSYVTYVFQAVFGYSKKKAEKLMMDVHHKGRAVVSSGTREEMERDCEILHSYGLWATVKQDV, encoded by the coding sequence GTGACCACGGCTCCCGTCGAGCTCGATCGACCGGACGCCGCCGAGGACGTACGGCCAGACCGTCCGTGGGTGGCGATCGTGTGGAACGATCCCATCAATCTCATGTCATACGTGACGTACGTGTTCCAGGCCGTGTTCGGCTACTCCAAGAAGAAGGCCGAGAAGCTGATGATGGACGTGCACCACAAAGGTCGTGCGGTCGTCTCCAGCGGCACCCGCGAGGAGATGGAGCGCGACTGCGAGATCCTGCACTCCTACGGCCTTTGGGCGACCGTCAAGCAGGACGTGTGA
- a CDS encoding DUF2017 domain-containing protein, whose amino-acid sequence MNGGFTSASGGRVCLRMGSEEAAVVRLLVGQLLDLIGEVAESEKFEGMPDLKLSDNTSVPEDPVLARLFPDAYSEDHGASAEFRRYTEAGLRDGKRAAAETVLETLGEGGKVYLDAEQAQAWLRALNDLRLALGTRLDITEETLEQMRTFDWDDPRNAGYAAYDWLTYLQESLVRALW is encoded by the coding sequence ATGAACGGCGGCTTCACCAGCGCTTCGGGTGGCCGGGTCTGCCTGCGTATGGGTTCGGAGGAGGCTGCGGTCGTACGGCTGCTCGTCGGCCAGCTCCTCGACCTGATCGGCGAGGTCGCCGAGTCCGAGAAGTTCGAGGGGATGCCGGACCTCAAGCTGTCCGACAACACCTCGGTGCCGGAGGACCCGGTTCTGGCCCGGCTGTTCCCCGACGCCTACAGCGAGGACCACGGTGCGTCCGCGGAGTTCCGCCGCTACACCGAGGCGGGCCTGCGTGACGGCAAGCGTGCCGCGGCGGAGACCGTGCTGGAGACGCTCGGCGAGGGCGGCAAGGTCTACCTGGACGCCGAGCAGGCCCAGGCCTGGCTGCGGGCGCTCAATGATCTGCGGCTGGCGCTCGGCACCCGCCTGGACATCACCGAGGAGACGCTGGAGCAGATGCGGACGTTCGACTGGGACGATCCGCGCAATGCCGGGTACGCGGCCTACGACTGGCTGACCTACCTGCAGGAGAGCCTCGTACGCGCCCTCTGGTGA
- a CDS encoding Mov34/MPN/PAD-1 family protein, which produces MLTIERAIVDQIVAHARADHPDEACGVVAGAIGSDRPTRFIAMENAERSPTFYRFDSMEQFKVWREMDDRDEEAVVIYHSHTATEAYPSRTDISYASEPNAHYVLVSTREAGSTDFRSYLIVDGEVTEEEVTIVEAQGSDSVN; this is translated from the coding sequence ATGCTGACGATCGAGCGGGCCATCGTTGACCAGATCGTCGCGCACGCGCGCGCCGACCACCCGGACGAGGCGTGCGGTGTCGTCGCGGGCGCCATCGGCTCGGACCGGCCGACGCGGTTCATCGCGATGGAGAACGCCGAGCGCTCGCCCACTTTCTACCGGTTCGACTCGATGGAGCAGTTCAAGGTGTGGCGGGAGATGGACGACCGCGACGAGGAGGCGGTCGTGATCTACCACTCCCACACGGCGACCGAGGCGTACCCCTCGCGTACCGACATCTCCTACGCCTCCGAGCCGAACGCGCACTACGTGCTCGTCTCCACGCGCGAGGCCGGCTCGACCGACTTCCGGTCCTACCTGATCGTCGACGGCGAGGTGACCGAGGAGGAGGTCACCATCGTGGAGGCCCAGGGTTCCGACTCGGTAAACTGA
- a CDS encoding MoaD/ThiS family protein, whose amino-acid sequence MAIEVRIPTILRNYTDGAKAVEAGGATLDELIADLEARHPGLRERLVDDKGLRRFVNVYLNDEDVRFLGGLDTQVSDGDTVTVLPAVAGG is encoded by the coding sequence ATGGCGATCGAGGTTCGCATCCCGACCATTCTGCGTAACTACACCGACGGCGCGAAGGCGGTCGAAGCCGGCGGGGCCACCCTCGACGAGCTCATCGCCGACCTGGAGGCCCGCCACCCGGGTCTGCGCGAGCGGCTGGTCGACGACAAGGGTCTGCGCCGGTTCGTGAACGTCTACCTCAACGACGAGGACGTGCGTTTCCTGGGCGGGCTGGACACTCAGGTGTCCGACGGTGACACCGTCACGGTGCTGCCCGCCGTCGCGGGCGGCTGA
- a CDS encoding PLP-dependent cysteine synthase family protein yields the protein MRFDSLLDSLGRTPLVGLPRLSPAADVRLWAKLEDRNPTGSVKDRPAFWMINKAEKEGLLTPGCTILEPTSGNTGISLAMVARLRGYKMICVMPENTSAERTQLLKMWGAEIIPSPAAGGSNEAVRVAKGLAAEHPDWVMLYQYGNEANARSHYESTGPELLEDLPSITHFVAGLGTTGTLMGVGRFLRERVPDVAIVAAEPRYGELVYGLRNIDEGFIPELYDESVLTTRFSVTSEDALRRTRELLAEEGIFAGVSTGCALHAALGMAAKAVKAGERADIAFIVADGGWKYLSTGAYDGTLGEAEKRLEGQLWA from the coding sequence GTGCGGTTCGACTCGCTGCTCGACTCGCTCGGCCGCACACCGCTGGTCGGCCTGCCGCGGCTGTCCCCGGCGGCCGACGTACGCCTGTGGGCCAAGCTGGAGGACCGCAACCCCACCGGTTCGGTCAAGGACCGGCCGGCGTTCTGGATGATCAACAAGGCGGAGAAGGAAGGCCTGCTGACGCCGGGCTGCACGATCCTGGAGCCCACGTCCGGCAACACCGGCATCTCACTCGCCATGGTCGCCCGGCTGCGCGGCTACAAGATGATCTGCGTGATGCCGGAGAACACCTCGGCCGAACGCACCCAGCTGCTGAAGATGTGGGGCGCCGAGATCATCCCGTCGCCGGCGGCGGGGGGCTCCAACGAGGCCGTACGCGTCGCCAAGGGGCTGGCCGCCGAGCACCCCGACTGGGTGATGCTCTACCAGTACGGCAACGAGGCCAACGCGCGCTCCCATTATGAGTCGACCGGCCCCGAGCTGCTGGAGGACCTCCCCTCGATCACGCATTTCGTCGCCGGGCTGGGCACCACCGGCACGCTCATGGGCGTCGGGCGGTTCCTGCGCGAGCGGGTGCCGGACGTCGCGATCGTGGCGGCCGAGCCGCGCTATGGCGAGCTGGTGTACGGCCTGCGCAACATCGACGAGGGCTTCATCCCGGAGCTGTACGACGAGTCGGTGCTGACGACGAGGTTCTCGGTGACGTCCGAGGACGCCCTGCGGCGCACCCGCGAGCTGCTCGCGGAGGAGGGCATCTTCGCCGGCGTCTCGACGGGCTGCGCACTGCACGCGGCGCTCGGCATGGCGGCCAAGGCGGTCAAGGCGGGCGAGCGCGCCGACATCGCCTTCATCGTGGCGGACGGCGGCTGGAAGTACCTCTCGACGGGCGCGTACGACGGGACGCTCGGCGAGGCGGAGAAGCGTCTCGAGGGACAGCTCTGGGCCTAG